A single genomic interval of Alteromonas sp. CI.11.F.A3 harbors:
- a CDS encoding Crp/Fnr family transcriptional regulator, giving the protein MSYIKALNQIIMPESLLALCTQFGAPTEYVKGAMIHNRGDLKPGLSIVEAGQVKVGNYGLDGNYQLTTVLERGDTFGEFTLYASLARTHHAQAMSDCTVLQINESRFRQLEDAHPKVGVFLTRNLAIKLHATLERLDDILRLPTHVQLAKLIYQTNVAQANSAQNSAAAVQLRQSDYAERLGVTVLTAHKALNKLVSLSLIRKQYGKVEIIDKAVMSKWLSDNMSLLPV; this is encoded by the coding sequence GTGTCTTACATAAAAGCGCTCAATCAAATTATCATGCCTGAATCATTACTTGCGCTGTGCACGCAATTTGGTGCGCCAACCGAGTATGTCAAGGGCGCTATGATCCACAATCGAGGGGATTTAAAACCTGGGCTTTCTATCGTGGAGGCTGGGCAGGTGAAGGTGGGCAACTATGGCTTGGACGGTAATTATCAACTTACTACAGTGCTAGAGCGAGGCGACACTTTTGGTGAATTCACTTTATATGCATCGTTAGCCAGAACGCACCATGCGCAAGCAATGTCCGACTGCACCGTGCTGCAAATTAATGAAAGTCGCTTTCGGCAACTCGAAGATGCGCACCCTAAAGTGGGTGTGTTTTTAACGCGGAACCTTGCCATAAAGCTTCACGCGACACTGGAACGGTTAGATGACATTTTACGCTTGCCTACCCATGTGCAATTGGCAAAATTAATTTATCAAACCAACGTAGCGCAAGCAAACTCAGCTCAAAATAGCGCTGCTGCCGTTCAGCTTAGACAAAGCGACTATGCTGAGCGTTTAGGCGTAACGGTGTTAACCGCTCACAAAGCGCTTAATAAACTGGTATCGCTTTCACTGATTCGTAAGCAGTATGGAAAAGTAGAGATTATCGATAAGGCAGTTATGTCTAAGTGGCTTAGCGATAATATGTCTCTACTTCCTGTCTGA
- a CDS encoding class II glutamine amidotransferase: MCELLGMSANTPTDLCFSFTGLTRRGGETGPHKDGWGMAFYEGKGIRLFHDPEPCATSQIAEFVSHLPIKSETAICHIRQANVGNINLANTHPFTREMWGKYWVFAHNGQLPNFVPREGMYEAVGDTDSEAMFCDLMNQVRESLPRDAMPQQLADTLVNIAKGYAEHGVFNCLLSNGEWLFSFCSTKMASITRRAPFGPACLSDVEVEIDFAAETTPNDVVSIIATAPLTHDEQWDIYERGEWKLWQQGEVIASGKVDVPVHKSEAAMTSPDPDLSAQQAS; encoded by the coding sequence GTGTGTGAACTGCTTGGCATGAGTGCCAATACGCCAACTGATTTGTGTTTTAGCTTTACCGGCCTCACCCGACGCGGTGGCGAAACAGGCCCGCACAAGGACGGTTGGGGTATGGCATTTTATGAAGGCAAGGGCATACGCCTTTTTCACGACCCTGAACCCTGTGCTACCTCTCAAATTGCAGAGTTTGTTTCCCATCTGCCGATTAAAAGCGAAACGGCTATTTGTCATATTCGCCAAGCCAATGTCGGCAATATTAACCTAGCCAACACTCACCCCTTTACCCGAGAAATGTGGGGTAAATACTGGGTGTTTGCACATAATGGGCAGCTACCTAACTTTGTGCCTCGTGAAGGCATGTATGAAGCGGTAGGTGATACCGACAGCGAAGCCATGTTCTGCGATTTAATGAATCAAGTGCGGGAAAGCCTGCCTCGAGATGCTATGCCGCAACAATTGGCCGATACGCTGGTAAATATCGCCAAAGGCTACGCAGAGCACGGTGTATTTAATTGCTTGCTGAGCAATGGCGAATGGTTGTTTTCATTTTGCAGCACTAAAATGGCCAGTATTACCCGCCGCGCGCCGTTTGGCCCAGCTTGCTTAAGTGACGTGGAAGTAGAGATTGATTTTGCCGCTGAAACCACACCCAATGACGTGGTGAGCATTATTGCCACCGCGCCGCTTACTCACGACGAACAGTGGGATATATACGAGCGTGGTGAATGGAAGCTATGGCAGCAAGGCGAAGTGATTGCTAGCGGCAAAGTAGATGTACCCGTTCATAAATCTGAAGCCGCTATGACCAGCCCCGATCCCGATTTGAGTGCTCAACAAGCAAGTTGA
- a CDS encoding LysR family transcriptional regulator: MLNPLWLDTFKMLVETGNFTRTAEQRFMTQPGVSQHIKKLEQACGCALLIRLGKGVELTEQGQRVYDYAQSLSKHEQALIESLKFDAPYEGKCVIGCSGALAQRLYPVLVELQVTHPRLSIHLEVAPNRTILNNIQASSLELGIVTQQPDEELFSSEKIGHESLGLILPKGTPYEAIDDTLLALGLINHPDAMHYLKLYFSHSGEQALMQLDPNRLPKRGYINQLSQILLPVSKGLGFTVLPIKVLDSFADAANSLTIYPAKHDVTEPLHFVKTPHRSLPLRYQKIQSLIVEALESN; encoded by the coding sequence ATGCTAAATCCTTTGTGGCTCGACACCTTTAAGATGTTAGTTGAAACGGGTAATTTTACCCGCACCGCAGAACAGCGGTTTATGACCCAGCCAGGCGTGAGCCAGCATATTAAGAAGCTTGAACAGGCCTGTGGCTGTGCGCTACTTATTCGCTTGGGTAAAGGGGTTGAACTGACCGAACAAGGCCAGCGAGTTTACGACTATGCGCAAAGTTTGAGTAAGCATGAGCAGGCACTTATAGAGAGTTTAAAGTTTGATGCACCTTATGAAGGTAAGTGCGTAATTGGGTGTTCTGGTGCATTAGCACAGCGTTTGTACCCTGTGTTAGTTGAGCTACAAGTCACCCATCCTCGCTTGAGCATACATTTAGAAGTTGCCCCAAACCGCACCATATTAAACAATATACAAGCGTCTAGCCTTGAACTAGGCATAGTTACCCAGCAGCCTGACGAGGAATTGTTTTCATCTGAAAAGATAGGCCATGAATCACTGGGGCTTATTTTACCCAAGGGTACGCCTTATGAGGCCATTGACGATACATTGCTCGCCCTTGGATTGATAAATCACCCAGATGCCATGCATTACTTAAAGCTTTATTTTAGTCACAGCGGCGAGCAAGCGCTGATGCAGTTAGATCCTAACCGATTGCCAAAGCGTGGTTATATAAACCAACTGTCTCAAATTTTATTGCCGGTAAGCAAAGGGTTAGGCTTCACCGTACTGCCTATTAAGGTGCTTGATAGCTTTGCTGATGCGGCAAACAGCTTAACCATTTACCCCGCGAAGCACGATGTAACAGAGCCGCTGCATTTTGTGAAAACGCCACACCGCTCACTGCCACTTCGCTATCAGAAAATTCAGTCGCTAATTGTTGAAGCACTCGAAAGTAACTAA
- a CDS encoding lactoylglutathione lyase family protein, translating into MTEAVKTPYPRTFSHIGISVPDLDAAVKFYTEVLGWYLIMKPTEIVEDDSAIGEMCTDVFGAGWDKFRIAHLSTGDRVGVEIFEFKNQENPENNFEYWKTGVFHFCVQDPDVEGLAEKIVEAGGKKRMKAPRYYYPGEKPYRMIYMEDPFGNILEIYSHSYELHYASGAYQ; encoded by the coding sequence ATGACTGAAGCAGTTAAGACCCCTTATCCACGTACGTTTTCACATATTGGTATTTCGGTTCCAGACCTTGATGCCGCCGTTAAATTTTACACTGAAGTACTAGGCTGGTACTTAATCATGAAGCCAACTGAAATTGTTGAAGATGACTCAGCCATTGGTGAAATGTGTACTGATGTATTTGGTGCAGGTTGGGACAAATTCCGCATTGCTCACCTTTCAACGGGCGACCGTGTAGGTGTTGAAATATTTGAATTTAAAAACCAAGAAAATCCTGAGAACAACTTCGAATACTGGAAAACGGGTGTATTCCATTTCTGTGTTCAAGACCCTGATGTTGAAGGCTTGGCAGAAAAGATTGTAGAAGCCGGTGGTAAGAAACGCATGAAAGCCCCGCGTTACTACTACCCAGGCGAAAAACCGTACCGCATGATTTATATGGAAGACCCGTTTGGCAACATCCTTGAAATTTATAGCCACAGCTATGAACTTCATTATGCGAGCGGTGCCTACCAATAA
- a CDS encoding MBL fold metallo-hydrolase encodes MEINIIPVTPFAQNCSLIWDAGSKQGAFVDPGGDIQKLICAASDNQVTIEKIILTHGHLDHVGGTVELAKYYDVPIVGPHLGDKFWLDALMQQSQMFGFPPATPFVPNQWLNDKDTISVGELTLEVLHCPGHTPGHVVLVERISNKVIVGDVIFAGSIGRTDFPQGNHQQLLDSINANILTLPDDMVIYPGHGPTTTVAKEKDSNPYVASQWG; translated from the coding sequence TTGGAAATTAATATTATACCGGTGACGCCATTTGCTCAAAACTGTTCGCTTATTTGGGACGCAGGCAGCAAGCAAGGGGCATTTGTTGACCCTGGCGGAGATATACAGAAGCTCATCTGCGCGGCGTCAGATAATCAGGTAACTATTGAAAAAATCATTCTTACACACGGTCATTTAGACCATGTAGGCGGCACTGTCGAACTGGCTAAATACTACGATGTGCCGATTGTGGGGCCACACCTAGGTGACAAATTCTGGCTAGATGCGCTTATGCAGCAAAGCCAAATGTTTGGCTTTCCCCCTGCCACGCCCTTTGTGCCTAACCAATGGTTAAACGACAAGGATACCATTTCAGTTGGCGAGCTGACGCTTGAGGTGTTGCACTGCCCGGGGCATACCCCTGGCCATGTGGTTCTTGTGGAGCGAATAAGTAACAAGGTTATTGTGGGTGATGTGATTTTTGCTGGTTCAATTGGCCGCACTGATTTCCCTCAGGGAAATCATCAACAGCTGCTCGATTCAATAAACGCGAATATTTTAACGCTACCTGATGATATGGTGATTTATCCTGGTCATGGCCCTACCACCACGGTAGCAAAAGAAAAAGACAGTAACCCTTACGTTGCATCGCAATGGGGTTGA
- a CDS encoding amidohydrolase — protein MLKMHVNTTEIVSETTLSQNNSRVIKRSILKFGGALAIATLSSIACAATLFTNVKGYTLNDDAELVTFSNILIDDGKVVSLNVSAKDTKAGMTDDVSITETIDGESRVMLPGLIDAHGHLLGLGANLLEVDLRESTSAGNAADSVAEYALANSTQPWITGRGWNQELWSDRAFPTSNDLDKKVSDRPVWLTRVDGHAGWANTKTLTLAGITKDTPTPVGGEIVKDANGEPTGVLIDNAMALVEPYLPTQSNGVYKRQLDAASKHLLSNGITSMHDAGVGRGVYDFYIKQAVQAELPIRIYAMISATDPDLSKLLGKGPIRDANDYLYIRSVKAYGDGALGSRGAALLAPYSDAPHQHGLLLTQPEVMTPLFTSVIGAGFQLNYHAIGDKANHVALNEFEKTFTAIGGSELRNRIEHAQVIAPEDLARFAELDVLPSMQPTHATSDKNMAEDRIGKDRMEGAYAWQTLLESGIPLPLGSDFPVELANPFYGLHAAVTRQDRENQPVKGWYAHEALTIKQAFKGFTLDAAYAGHMEDTLGTLTPGKWADFILVDQDIFTIDKKDIWKTQVQATYIAGKNVFSK, from the coding sequence ATGCTAAAAATGCACGTTAATACGACAGAAATAGTAAGTGAAACTACCCTTAGTCAAAATAACAGCCGCGTCATAAAGCGCTCCATTCTTAAATTCGGTGGTGCGCTTGCTATAGCCACACTATCCAGTATCGCTTGTGCAGCAACACTTTTTACCAACGTAAAAGGTTACACGCTGAATGATGATGCTGAGTTGGTGACCTTCTCAAATATCCTTATTGATGACGGTAAGGTGGTATCGCTAAACGTCAGTGCAAAAGACACTAAAGCAGGCATGACTGATGATGTGTCGATAACAGAAACCATTGATGGTGAAAGCCGCGTTATGCTGCCGGGTCTAATTGATGCTCACGGGCATTTATTAGGCTTGGGAGCAAACCTACTTGAAGTGGATTTACGAGAAAGCACCAGTGCTGGCAACGCCGCAGATAGCGTAGCGGAATATGCACTGGCAAATAGCACACAACCGTGGATTACTGGCCGTGGTTGGAACCAAGAGTTATGGTCTGACAGAGCCTTTCCCACCAGCAACGATTTAGACAAAAAAGTGTCTGATCGCCCTGTTTGGCTAACCCGTGTAGATGGCCATGCGGGTTGGGCAAACACTAAAACCCTCACCTTGGCGGGTATTACGAAAGATACACCCACGCCGGTTGGTGGTGAAATTGTAAAAGATGCTAATGGTGAACCAACGGGGGTATTAATCGACAATGCCATGGCGTTAGTCGAACCCTATTTGCCGACGCAAAGTAATGGGGTATACAAACGACAACTCGATGCAGCTAGTAAGCACTTACTATCAAATGGCATTACGTCAATGCATGATGCTGGTGTCGGCCGCGGTGTGTACGACTTTTATATTAAACAAGCGGTTCAAGCTGAATTACCTATTCGAATATACGCCATGATCAGCGCCACTGACCCCGACTTAAGTAAACTATTAGGAAAAGGGCCCATTCGTGACGCTAACGATTATTTATATATTCGTTCAGTCAAAGCCTATGGCGATGGTGCGCTTGGCAGTAGAGGCGCAGCATTATTAGCCCCCTATTCTGACGCTCCCCACCAGCATGGTTTATTACTCACTCAGCCTGAGGTTATGACACCGTTATTTACCTCGGTAATCGGTGCTGGTTTCCAATTGAATTATCATGCCATCGGCGATAAAGCAAATCATGTTGCGCTTAATGAATTTGAAAAAACATTTACGGCTATTGGCGGTAGTGAATTACGTAATCGGATAGAACATGCGCAAGTTATCGCGCCTGAAGATCTCGCTCGTTTTGCCGAGTTAGATGTATTGCCATCCATGCAACCAACACATGCTACTAGCGATAAAAACATGGCTGAAGATCGTATTGGTAAGGATAGAATGGAAGGCGCCTATGCGTGGCAAACTTTACTGGAATCAGGTATTCCTTTGCCTCTTGGCTCAGATTTCCCAGTAGAGTTGGCTAACCCTTTCTATGGATTACATGCTGCGGTAACTCGCCAAGACAGAGAAAACCAACCCGTTAAAGGCTGGTATGCCCACGAGGCACTTACGATTAAGCAAGCCTTTAAAGGCTTTACCTTAGATGCTGCTTACGCGGGTCATATGGAAGACACCCTTGGCACCCTTACACCGGGCAAATGGGCGGATTTTATACTGGTTGATCAAGATATCTTTACCATAGACAAAAAGGATATTTGGAAAACCCAAGTGCAGGCTACCTACATAGCAGGCAAAAATGTGTTTTCGAAATAG
- a CDS encoding serine/threonine dehydratase, with amino-acid sequence MHPSETELSYSSIIQAYDRIKDHVKRTPIMESSLLNKWMGHRILFKAECLQTIGAFKLRGALNFLAHLDERGELPKKVVANSSGNHAQAVAYAAAKYGIPATIFASETISPIKAAATESYGAQLKRFPTRQEADIAVANAAEEAGTVWIPPFNHPDIVAGQGTAAMEALEDVGRVDAIFAPCGGGGLLSGTLLTARALQPDALVIGAEPLAANDASQSLQQGEIVALNAPPVTLADGAATPSVGNVTFPLLQELDDFYEVDELQIAYWTQWLQHLLKLHIEPTCAMSMAAVAAWAANTTPGQTALVMLSGGNISQASMAAIWERDFLLQPPIINTEE; translated from the coding sequence ATGCACCCTAGTGAAACGGAACTCTCCTACTCGTCCATAATTCAAGCGTATGACAGAATTAAAGACCACGTTAAGCGCACACCTATTATGGAATCGAGCCTGTTAAATAAATGGATGGGACATCGCATTTTATTTAAAGCTGAGTGCTTGCAAACTATTGGGGCGTTTAAGCTACGTGGTGCATTAAATTTCTTGGCCCACTTAGATGAACGGGGTGAACTACCTAAAAAGGTGGTTGCCAATAGTTCAGGCAATCATGCCCAAGCCGTGGCTTATGCTGCTGCAAAATATGGTATTCCCGCGACTATTTTCGCTAGCGAAACCATTTCTCCTATCAAAGCAGCAGCCACTGAAAGCTATGGGGCGCAGTTGAAGCGCTTCCCTACACGCCAAGAAGCCGATATTGCCGTGGCCAATGCGGCTGAGGAAGCAGGCACGGTATGGATACCGCCCTTTAACCACCCTGATATTGTAGCTGGCCAAGGTACTGCTGCCATGGAAGCGTTAGAAGATGTAGGCAGGGTAGATGCGATTTTTGCCCCTTGTGGCGGTGGTGGCTTGCTTTCGGGCACGTTACTTACTGCTCGAGCGTTACAACCCGATGCGTTAGTGATTGGGGCTGAACCACTTGCCGCCAACGATGCCTCTCAATCATTGCAGCAAGGCGAAATAGTTGCTCTTAATGCACCGCCGGTGACCCTTGCCGACGGCGCTGCAACACCCTCAGTGGGCAATGTGACCTTTCCTCTATTACAAGAACTTGATGATTTTTACGAAGTGGACGAATTGCAAATAGCCTACTGGACGCAGTGGCTGCAGCACCTATTGAAACTTCACATAGAACCCACTTGCGCCATGAGTATGGCGGCGGTTGCGGCATGGGCTGCTAACACAACACCTGGCCAAACGGCTTTGGTTATGTTGTCTGGCGGCAATATTAGCCAAGCCTCTATGGCCGCAATTTGGGAACGAGACTTTTTGCTTCAACCCCCTATTATTAACACGGAAGAATAA
- a CDS encoding putative bifunctional diguanylate cyclase/phosphodiesterase: MQSRVTQRIYGLPLVLFAFLSLLFVAAGVYLDNEDKRVRISKAQSVAEQVKISLEAFSTERIQAVHNLMRNWPTFAPNQVDWFNAQAMSLMGMQRGYSSLTFADQNGVIQWVATPSHGTKTRLSNELIGKPLASVGLTIPTPVESLASTLVHSSVTGHYHIIVGRTISPQELNHGYLLAGFDAQTILGVMLGELEGPQFNFALQDAGRTLFSNGELVNDGTVIATEPFSFIGRQFSLSMQTEVGRYRAGVLVAVIGLFMSALASWIFHKQMKGAVNLSASQKRYLTASEASLDALVIYRPAGNDYELVEANRHSRFLFRGACSELSTKTLKDQLAFLGKADLFDSVIAVAMNHTPFEEYVAVKGSKITPEWLKVQVVKAGDNLALTARDVTERFKAQQALKHSEERYRRLVDGMHRHFVYTKTAEHKFIYVSAGISTILGFTPDNFIEKQSRLVRRIPDETFDIRAKSVQGVKPDPYLVHYTSYDDSELVLEFSDTPILDESGVLIAVEGIARDVTKEQELQAEVAYQANHDQLTGLLNRYAFDKQLREILEVNTANIPATNAEIDRHNVTAIYPSRALADTKTAGVMCFIDMDRFKLVNDSCGHPAGDKLLQEVSTIFRQHISDKDLLARIGGDEFCIIYHEQPLDKVKVKLDKLLKAISTYRFMYGDKLFFVGASIGVIEINPQEHNAAELIKAADNACYKAKHLGRNRYFVYHAQDAQLGMDSSENDVLHTLHKALQFDGFELYSQAIMPLNSIGEDTATALEHYEILLRLTGSDGSLISPGLFIPLAERHGLMNKVDYWVVDNTLKTLEANPLHVDNVAKVAINLSGITLGDEITLLKITQRLQGTTVPLEKICFEITETTAVTNLSAAKHFISTLRAIGCSFALDDFGAGMSSFTYLKNLDVDYVKIDGSFVRNIVHDPIDHATVTAINNIAHSMGKQTVAEFVVDTATANVLKVLQVDYGQGFALDKPQPLAHRVQWLTKLVSV; encoded by the coding sequence ATGCAATCAAGAGTTACCCAGCGAATATACGGGCTGCCCCTAGTGCTGTTCGCGTTTCTATCCCTGCTTTTTGTCGCAGCAGGTGTCTATCTAGACAACGAAGACAAGCGAGTTCGAATTTCGAAAGCCCAATCCGTTGCCGAACAGGTAAAGATTAGCTTAGAAGCATTCTCTACGGAACGTATTCAAGCCGTTCATAATTTAATGCGAAACTGGCCAACCTTTGCGCCCAACCAAGTGGATTGGTTTAATGCGCAAGCGATGTCGTTGATGGGGATGCAGCGCGGATATAGTTCGCTAACCTTTGCTGATCAAAACGGTGTCATTCAGTGGGTAGCGACCCCTAGCCATGGAACGAAAACTCGCCTATCAAACGAACTTATCGGCAAGCCACTCGCATCGGTAGGGCTCACTATTCCCACACCTGTTGAATCCTTGGCCAGTACATTGGTTCATTCGTCGGTAACGGGGCATTATCATATTATTGTTGGCCGTACCATTAGCCCTCAAGAACTCAATCACGGGTACTTACTGGCGGGCTTTGATGCACAAACGATTTTGGGCGTTATGCTTGGCGAGCTAGAAGGTCCTCAGTTTAATTTTGCGCTTCAAGACGCTGGTCGCACCCTGTTTAGCAATGGTGAGTTAGTTAATGACGGGACCGTGATTGCGACTGAGCCGTTCTCATTTATTGGTCGTCAGTTTTCGCTGTCTATGCAGACCGAAGTGGGGCGTTATAGAGCAGGTGTATTAGTCGCGGTAATAGGGCTTTTCATGTCGGCGTTGGCCAGTTGGATTTTTCATAAGCAAATGAAAGGTGCGGTGAATCTATCGGCCAGTCAAAAGCGTTACCTTACGGCCAGTGAGGCCTCGTTAGATGCGTTAGTCATTTATCGCCCTGCAGGCAATGATTACGAATTAGTTGAAGCCAATCGCCACAGTCGATTCCTATTTCGTGGGGCATGTTCAGAGTTAAGTACTAAAACACTGAAAGATCAGTTAGCGTTTCTAGGCAAAGCTGACTTGTTTGATAGCGTAATTGCGGTGGCCATGAACCACACGCCCTTTGAAGAGTATGTCGCTGTTAAGGGCAGTAAAATTACGCCTGAATGGCTGAAGGTCCAAGTGGTTAAAGCCGGGGATAATCTTGCCTTAACCGCAAGGGATGTCACAGAGAGATTTAAGGCTCAGCAAGCACTTAAACATAGCGAAGAGCGCTATCGCAGGTTGGTAGATGGCATGCACAGGCACTTCGTTTATACCAAAACCGCTGAACATAAGTTTATTTATGTGAGTGCTGGAATTAGTACTATCTTAGGTTTTACTCCAGATAATTTCATCGAAAAACAATCTCGATTGGTCAGGAGAATACCAGACGAGACGTTCGATATTCGAGCGAAATCGGTGCAGGGGGTAAAACCCGACCCTTATCTGGTTCACTACACCAGTTATGATGATTCCGAGTTGGTACTAGAGTTTTCAGATACCCCTATATTAGATGAATCTGGCGTGCTAATTGCGGTGGAAGGCATCGCCAGGGATGTGACGAAAGAGCAAGAATTACAAGCTGAAGTGGCGTATCAAGCAAATCACGATCAATTAACGGGTCTACTCAACCGCTATGCTTTTGATAAGCAACTACGAGAAATTTTAGAGGTCAATACCGCCAATATACCTGCGACCAATGCAGAAATTGACAGACACAACGTTACTGCCATATACCCTTCACGAGCCTTGGCTGATACTAAAACCGCTGGCGTAATGTGCTTTATCGACATGGACAGGTTTAAGTTAGTGAACGACAGCTGTGGTCACCCCGCTGGCGACAAGTTACTTCAAGAAGTGTCTACTATATTTAGGCAGCACATTAGTGATAAAGACTTACTTGCCCGCATAGGCGGTGATGAGTTTTGTATTATTTATCATGAACAGCCTCTCGATAAAGTAAAAGTAAAGCTCGATAAGCTGTTAAAGGCCATCTCTACTTATCGATTTATGTATGGAGATAAACTATTTTTCGTTGGTGCAAGCATTGGTGTCATTGAAATAAACCCTCAAGAACATAACGCGGCAGAGCTTATAAAGGCCGCTGATAATGCCTGTTATAAGGCCAAGCATTTAGGACGAAACAGATACTTTGTCTATCACGCTCAAGATGCACAGCTAGGCATGGATAGCAGCGAAAATGACGTACTGCACACCCTGCATAAAGCGCTTCAGTTCGATGGTTTTGAACTATATAGCCAGGCCATTATGCCGCTTAATAGCATAGGTGAAGACACGGCCACCGCGCTTGAACACTATGAAATATTGCTACGCTTGACGGGAAGCGACGGCAGCCTTATTAGCCCAGGTTTATTTATTCCTCTTGCCGAGCGTCATGGCTTAATGAACAAAGTGGACTATTGGGTGGTAGATAATACGTTAAAGACGTTGGAGGCCAATCCGTTGCACGTAGACAATGTGGCTAAAGTGGCCATTAACTTGTCTGGGATTACCCTTGGTGACGAAATCACTTTGTTGAAAATTACCCAGCGGCTTCAAGGCACCACAGTACCTCTAGAAAAAATCTGCTTTGAAATCACCGAGACCACCGCAGTCACTAACTTAAGTGCGGCAAAGCATTTTATCTCTACGCTTCGAGCAATAGGCTGTAGCTTTGCCCTCGACGATTTTGGTGCGGGCATGTCGTCGTTCACCTACCTTAAGAACTTGGATGTAGACTACGTCAAAATTGACGGCTCCTTTGTTCGAAATATTGTTCACGATCCAATCGATCATGCTACAGTTACCGCGATAAATAACATTGCTCACAGTATGGGTAAGCAAACGGTGGCGGAGTTTGTGGTAGATACCGCAACGGCAAATGTACTAAAGGTATTGCAGGTAGACTACGGTCAAGGTTTTGCCTTAGATAAGCCCCAGCCCCTTGCTCATCGCGTACAGTGGCTTACAAAACTCGTGTCTGTTTAG
- a CDS encoding PH domain-containing protein has translation MGLFDTLLGNASETSAEAVNEELSPILAENETVTAAFKLVRDLSVFTNKRLILIDKQGLTGRKVNYHSIPYKSITQFVVETAGHFDTDAELKIWLSGKSDAIEIELSKASAQDVQKNLANQMFA, from the coding sequence ATGGGCTTATTTGACACCTTGCTAGGTAACGCTAGTGAAACCAGCGCTGAAGCGGTAAATGAAGAACTCTCACCCATACTGGCTGAAAATGAAACCGTCACCGCCGCATTTAAACTAGTAAGAGATTTAAGTGTATTTACCAATAAGCGTTTGATTCTTATTGATAAGCAAGGACTAACAGGCAGAAAGGTGAACTACCACTCTATCCCTTATAAGTCGATCACGCAGTTTGTGGTAGAAACGGCAGGCCACTTCGATACCGATGCAGAATTAAAAATATGGTTATCAGGTAAAAGTGATGCTATCGAAATTGAGTTAAGTAAAGCGTCGGCGCAAGATGTGCAGAAGAACTTAGCCAATCAGATGTTCGCCTAA